One window from the genome of Lacerta agilis isolate rLacAgi1 chromosome 16, rLacAgi1.pri, whole genome shotgun sequence encodes:
- the ALDOB gene encoding fructose-bisphosphate aldolase B — MTHQFPALSPEQKKSLSETAQRIVATGKGILAADESVGTMGNRLQRIKVENTEENRRTFRDILFSSDASINQQIGGVIFFHETLYQKDSTGKLFPAVIKDKGIVVGIKLDKGTAPLAGTNGETTIQGLDGLAERCAQYKKDGADFGKWRAVLKITDTTPSTLAIQENANTLARYASICQQHGLVPIVEPEILPDGDHDLQRCQYVTEKVLAAVYKALNDHHVYLEGTLLKPNMVTAGHSCPKKYTPEEVAMATVTALHRTVPAAVPGICFLSGGQSEEEASVNLNAINLCPLPKPWKLTFSYGRALQASALAAWSGKPENKKAAQEAFCKRAKINGLACKGQYTTSGKTGGAATQSLFTASYTY, encoded by the exons ATGACGCATCAGTTTCCAGCCCTCTCTCCGGAGCAGAAGAAATCCCTCTCAGAAACGGCTCAGAGGATCGTGGCCACAGGCAAAGGAATCCTGGCTGCAGATGAATCTGTTG GTACTATGGGTAACCGGCTTCAGCGCATCAAAGTGGAGAACACAGAAGAGAACCGCCGGACCTTCCGAGACATCCTCTTCTCCTCCGACGCCTCCATCAACCAGCAGATAGGGGGTGTCATTTTTTTCCACGAGACCCTCTATCAGAAGGACAGCACTGGCAAGCTCTTCCCGGCTGTCATCAAGGACAAGGGCATTGTGGTTGGAATCAAG CTGGACAAAGGCACAGCTCCATTGGCAGGAACGAATGGAGAAACCACCATTCAAG GTTTGGACGGCCTTGCTGAGCGCTGTGCCCAGTATAAGAAGGATGGAGCTGATTTTGGCAAGTGGCGTGCTGTGTTGAAAATTACAGATACGACCCCCTCCACTCTTGCCATCCAGGAGAACGCTAATACGCTGGCACGTTATGCCAGTATCTGCCAACAG CACGGGCTAGTCCCCATCGTGGAGCCTGAGATCCTGCCCGATGGAGACCATGACCTCCAACGGTGCCAGTATGTGACAGAAAAG GTGCTGGCTGCTGTGTACAAGGCCTTGAACGACCACCATGTCTACCTGGAAGGAACATTGCTGAAGCCCAACATGGTGACTGCGGGGCATTCTTGTCCCAAGAAGTACACCCCCGAAGAGGTGGCCATGGCTACAGTGACAGCTCTCCATCGCACCGTCCCAGCGGCTGTTCCAG GCATCTGCTTCCTTTCTGGGGGCCAAAGCGAGGAGGAGGCTTCCGTCAACCTCAATGCCATCAATCTCTGCCCTCTGCCTAAACCTTGGAAGCTGACTTTCTCCTATGGGCGGGCCTTGCAAGCTTCGGCTCTGGCTGCCTGGTCTGGGAAGCCTGAGAACAAGAAGGCTGCCCAGGAGGCCTTCTGCAAACGGGCAAAG ATAAATGGCTTAGCTTGCAAAGGCCAATACACCACCTCTGGAAAGACCGGTGGAGCAGCCACCCAGTCGCTTTTCACAGCCAGCTACACATACTAA
- the PGAP4 gene encoding LOW QUALITY PROTEIN: transmembrane protein 246 (The sequence of the model RefSeq protein was modified relative to this genomic sequence to represent the inferred CDS: inserted 1 base in 1 codon; deleted 4 bases in 4 codons): MLPRGLQPCGRLCRWSSPFLQLLALTVVTFGVLAPLTCQRLLHSYYYLRHWYLSPMSQDFLQQNQEDGLSALRYFEGLRAHNASKLAPGEAHRTGLLITIITVQRRPEFHYVLQVASRFHRLLRQCGAPCRRHRILLCNVEADPGSHTDAQLLAGFFGVANRYGSRQAPEPSLNSFEKEKRDYAYCLEESLRGHDPEHVLLVEDDAVPEEEIFRVLHHLLQVRFSKPHLRDALYVKLYHPERLQRYLNPEPMRILEWLGVGMLGGSLLGFAYACAAGRPVPSWPVALFFALYSMLLVELVGRHYLLELRRLAPALYNVVPATECCTPAMLFSAPSARRALGYLKKLRCRSGFAKDTALYSLLRTKGERAFVVEPNLVRHVGXFSSLRVNNDPKLL, translated from the exons ATGCTCCCGCGAGGACTGCAGCCTTGTGGGAGGCTGTGCCGCTGGTCCAGCCCCTTCCTGCAGCTCCTTGCCTTGACGGTGGTGACGTTTGGCGTGCTGGCGCCCCTGACCTGCCAACGCCTCCTCCACTCTTACTACTACCTGCGGCACTGGTACCTGAGCCCCATGAGCCAAGACTTCCTCCAGCAGAACCAGGAGGACGGCCTGAGCGCCCTCCGCTACTTTGAGGGGCTGCGGGCGCACAACGCCTCTAAGCTGGCGCCCGGCGAGGCCCACCGGACGGGCTTgctcatcaccatcatcactgtGCAGCGGCGCCCCGAGTTCCACTATGTCCTCCAGGTGGCGTCCCGCTTCCAC CGCCTGCTCCGGCAGTGCGGGGCCCCTTGCCGGCGCCACCGGATCCTGCTCTGCAACGTGGAGGCCGACCCCGGCAGCCACACGGACGCCCAGCTGCTGGCCGGCTTCTTTGGCGTGGCGAACCGCTACGGCAGCCGGCAGGCTCCGGAGCCGTCGCTGAAC AGTTTTGAGAAGGAGAAGCGGGATTACGCCTATTGCCTGGAGGAGTCGCTGCGGGGCCACGACCCGGAGCACGTGCTGCTGGTGGAAGACGACGCCGTCCCGGAGGAGGAGATCTTCCGTGTGTTGCACCACCTCTTACAGGTCCGCTTCTCCAAGCCCCACCTCCGAGACGCCCTCTACGTGAAGCTCTACCACCCCGAGAGACTGCAGCGCTACCTCAACCCGGAGCCCATGAGGATTCTGGAGTGGCTCGGAGTGGGCATGCTGGGCGGCTCTCTGCTGGGGTTCGCATATGCCTGTGCGGCCGGCCGCCCTGTCCCCAGCTGGCCCGTCGCC CTGTTTTTTGCCCTGTACAGcatgctgctggtggagctggtGGGGCGTCACTACCTCCTGGAGCTGCGCCGCCTGGCCCCCGCC CTCTACAACGTCGTGCCTGCCACCGAGTGCTGCACCCCGGCCATGCTGTTCTCCGCCCCTTCTGCCCGCCGCGCGCTGGGCTACCTGAAGAAGTTGCGCTGCCGGTCGGGTTTCGCCAAAGACACAGCCCTGTACTCTCTGCTGCGCACCAAGGGCGAGCGGGCCTTCGTGGTGGAGCCCAACCTGGTCAGGCACGTGG TGTTTTCAAGTCTCAGGGTAAACAACGATCCCAAGCTGCTTTGA